In Phaeobacter porticola, one DNA window encodes the following:
- the phoU gene encoding phosphate signaling complex protein PhoU, with protein MVEQHIASAFDRDLEAIQAQIMKMGGLVEAAIMDAARALETRDEELAQQVRQGDKAIDGLEELINEEAARVIAIRAPAAVDLRLVLSVMKISGNLERIGDYAKNIAKRTAVLAQGPNVSESAAAMRRMAREVELMLKDALDSYIQRDVELAQDVIARDRDVDQMYNALFREFLTFMMEDPRNITPCMHLHFIAKNVERMGDHVTSIAEQVVYLVTGDKPEDDRQKADTTSSVPQEV; from the coding sequence ATGGTAGAACAACATATTGCATCCGCGTTTGACCGCGACCTCGAAGCTATTCAGGCTCAGATCATGAAAATGGGCGGCCTCGTCGAGGCTGCCATCATGGACGCCGCCCGCGCGCTGGAAACCCGCGATGAGGAACTGGCCCAGCAGGTCCGTCAGGGCGATAAGGCCATCGACGGTCTGGAAGAACTGATCAACGAAGAAGCCGCCCGCGTCATCGCCATCCGTGCGCCCGCCGCCGTTGACCTGCGGCTGGTTCTGTCGGTGATGAAAATCTCCGGCAATCTGGAACGGATCGGCGACTATGCCAAGAACATCGCCAAACGGACGGCTGTTCTGGCGCAGGGGCCAAATGTTTCCGAAAGTGCTGCCGCCATGCGCCGTATGGCGCGCGAAGTCGAACTGATGCTGAAGGATGCGTTGGATTCTTACATTCAGCGCGACGTGGAACTGGCGCAGGACGTGATCGCCCGCGACCGCGACGTCGACCAGATGTACAATGCCCTGTTCCGCGAGTTCCTGACCTTCATGATGGAGGATCCGCGCAACATCACACCCTGCATGCACCTGCACTTCATCGCCAAGAACGTCGAACGCATGGGCGATCATGTCACGTCGATTGCCGAACAGGTGGTCTATCTGGTGACCGGCGACAAGCCCGAGGATGACCGGCAGAAAGCCGACACCACATCGTCTGTACCGCAGGAGGTCTGA
- the pstB gene encoding phosphate ABC transporter ATP-binding protein PstB, which produces MNQMTALDKDVQTQKTKIAAKNVNVYYGESHAIKDVNVGIEDNTVTAFIGPSGCGKSTFLRCLNRMNDTIDICRVTGDISIDGEDIYDNRVDPVQLRAKVGMVFQKPNPFPKSIYDNVAYGPRIHGLAANKAELDEIVEKSLRRGAIWDEVKDRLDAPGTGLSGGQQQRLCIARAVATEPEVLLMDEPCSALDPIATAQIEELIDELRNSYSVVIVTHSMQQAARVSQKTAFFHLGNLVEFGATGQIFTNPEDPRTESYITGRIG; this is translated from the coding sequence ATGAACCAGATGACTGCATTGGACAAAGACGTGCAAACTCAGAAAACCAAGATCGCCGCCAAAAACGTGAATGTCTATTACGGCGAGTCCCACGCGATCAAGGACGTGAACGTCGGGATCGAAGACAACACCGTCACCGCTTTCATCGGCCCATCGGGCTGCGGCAAGTCGACCTTTCTGCGCTGTCTCAACCGGATGAATGACACGATTGATATCTGCCGGGTAACTGGCGATATCTCCATTGATGGCGAAGATATCTACGACAACCGCGTGGATCCCGTGCAGCTGCGCGCTAAGGTGGGCATGGTGTTTCAGAAGCCGAACCCGTTCCCCAAGTCGATCTATGACAACGTCGCCTATGGCCCGCGCATCCACGGCCTGGCCGCCAATAAGGCGGAGCTGGACGAAATCGTTGAGAAATCCCTGCGCCGTGGCGCCATCTGGGATGAGGTGAAGGATCGGCTGGACGCACCCGGTACAGGTCTCTCCGGCGGCCAGCAACAGCGCCTGTGTATCGCCCGTGCTGTCGCGACCGAACCCGAAGTGCTCTTGATGGATGAGCCATGTTCGGCGCTGGACCCGATTGCAACCGCCCAGATCGAAGAGCTGATTGACGAGCTGCGCAACAGCTATTCGGTGGTGATCGTCACCCATTCCATGCAGCAGGCCGCACGGGTGAGCCAGAAAACCGCCTTCTTCCACCTTGGCAATCTGGTGGAATTTGGTGCGACCGGGCAGATCTTCACCAATCCCGAAGATCCGCGCACCGAAAGCTATATCACCGGCCGTATCGGCTGA
- the phoB gene encoding phosphate regulon transcriptional regulator PhoB produces MAADQPTVLVVEDELAQREVLAYNLEADGFRVLRAEHGEEALLIVEEDMPDIIVLDWMMPNLSGIEVCRRLKTRTETRNIPIIMLSARSEEVDKVRGLETGADDYVVKPYSVIELMARVRTQLRRVRPSTVGVRLEFDDIILDAETHKVSRAEAPLKLGPTEFRLLSTFMEKPGRVWSREQLLDRVWGRDIYVDTRTVDVHIGRLRKALTQHGGSDPVRTVRGAGYALG; encoded by the coding sequence ATGGCTGCCGACCAACCCACCGTTCTGGTGGTCGAGGACGAATTGGCCCAACGCGAAGTTTTGGCCTATAATCTGGAGGCGGACGGCTTTCGTGTGCTGCGCGCAGAACATGGCGAAGAGGCGCTGCTGATCGTCGAAGAGGACATGCCGGATATCATCGTACTGGATTGGATGATGCCCAATCTGAGCGGGATTGAGGTTTGCCGCCGTCTGAAGACCCGCACGGAAACCCGCAACATTCCAATCATCATGCTGTCGGCCCGCTCGGAAGAGGTCGACAAGGTGCGCGGGTTGGAAACTGGCGCAGATGACTATGTGGTGAAGCCCTATTCGGTGATCGAGCTGATGGCGCGTGTACGCACGCAGCTGCGCCGGGTCCGTCCTTCGACCGTTGGCGTGCGGCTGGAATTCGACGACATCATATTGGACGCTGAAACCCATAAGGTAAGCCGCGCAGAAGCGCCGCTGAAGCTGGGGCCGACAGAGTTCCGCCTGCTCTCCACCTTTATGGAAAAACCGGGTCGGGTGTGGAGCCGCGAACAGCTTTTGGATCGGGTCTGGGGACGGGACATCTACGTCGACACCCGCACTGTGGATGTTCACATTGGCCGCCTGCGCAAAGCGCTGACCCAACACGGCGGCAGTGACCCCGTGCGCACGGTCCGTGGCGCGGGCTACGCGTTAGGATAA
- a CDS encoding acyl-CoA dehydrogenase: MTDKPALRAKDAPDLGQFNWEDPLRLDEQLTEDERMIAASARAYAQEKLQPRVLSAYENEKTDPEIFREMGEMGLLGTTIPEQYGGLGAGYVSYGLVAREVERVDSGYRSMMSVQSSLVMYPIYAYGSEEQRQKYLPKLSSGEWIGCFGLTEPDAGSDPAGMKTRAEKTEGGYRLTGSKMWISNAPIADVFVVWAKSEAHGGKIRGFVLEKGMKGLSAPKIANKASLRASITGEIVMDGVEVGDDALLPHVEGLKGPFGCLNRARYGISWGAMGAAESCWHAARQYGLDRKQFGRPLANTQLFQLKLANMQTEITLGLQASLRVGRLMDDANAAPEMISIVKRNNCGKALEIARHARDMHGGNGISLEFGVIRHMVNLETVNTYEGTHDVHALILGRAQTGLQAFF, encoded by the coding sequence ATGACTGATAAACCTGCATTGCGTGCAAAAGACGCCCCCGACCTCGGCCAGTTCAACTGGGAAGATCCGCTACGACTGGACGAGCAACTGACCGAGGATGAGCGTATGATCGCTGCATCCGCCCGTGCATATGCACAGGAGAAACTTCAACCGCGTGTTTTAAGTGCTTATGAAAACGAGAAAACTGATCCAGAAATCTTTCGTGAGATGGGAGAAATGGGCCTTTTGGGCACCACCATTCCGGAACAATATGGTGGTCTGGGGGCAGGCTATGTCTCCTATGGCCTGGTCGCACGCGAAGTAGAGCGGGTCGACAGTGGCTACCGCTCCATGATGTCCGTGCAAAGCTCACTCGTGATGTATCCTATTTACGCATATGGCAGTGAAGAACAGCGGCAGAAATACCTGCCGAAACTCTCCTCCGGCGAATGGATCGGCTGTTTTGGCCTGACCGAACCCGATGCGGGATCTGACCCGGCCGGCATGAAAACCCGCGCGGAAAAGACCGAAGGCGGCTACCGGTTGACCGGATCAAAAATGTGGATCTCCAACGCGCCGATCGCAGATGTGTTTGTCGTCTGGGCCAAATCGGAAGCCCATGGCGGCAAGATCCGCGGCTTTGTCCTGGAAAAAGGGATGAAGGGCCTGTCCGCACCAAAAATCGCCAATAAAGCATCGCTGCGCGCCTCCATCACTGGTGAGATCGTCATGGACGGCGTCGAAGTCGGTGACGACGCGCTGCTGCCTCATGTCGAGGGGCTAAAAGGCCCGTTTGGTTGTTTGAACCGCGCACGCTACGGCATCAGTTGGGGCGCAATGGGCGCAGCAGAATCCTGCTGGCATGCCGCGCGCCAATACGGCCTTGATCGCAAGCAATTCGGACGTCCCTTGGCCAATACGCAGTTGTTCCAACTGAAACTGGCCAATATGCAAACCGAAATCACGCTTGGCCTACAGGCCTCCTTGCGCGTGGGGCGTCTAATGGATGACGCCAATGCTGCGCCGGAGATGATTTCCATTGTCAAACGGAACAACTGCGGCAAGGCACTCGAAATTGCGCGTCACGCCCGTGACATGCACGGCGGCAATGGGATCAGCCTGGAATTCGGCGTCATCCGCCACATGGTCAACCTGGAAACAGTGAACACCTATGAGGGGACGCATGACGTCCATGCCCTGATCCTTGGGCGCGCCCAGACAGGTCTTCAGGCCTTTTTCTAG
- a CDS encoding serine hydrolase domain-containing protein, which produces MDAARLENLKTWQDRYVEHRKYAGSSLLINRGGNEAYFYATGYRTIEEDLPFTRETVARIYSMSKPVTSLALMILVERGLLHLDAPVSDFIPEFSSMRCLVDGATDVEQTESCRPPTLHELLTHTSGLSYPFNPGILPEEMSKTELMFKPDQGLLATKVTELAQLPLAFHPGTHWEYSVGIDVIGRVIEVVTGGSLSTFLKQQIFDPLGMNSTGFQTIKSTGNLLASLYSPLSGDAMALNDAKQGGERLRLIDSYDNTPFDRTKMQSGGGGLLSTIDDYMRFAEMIRLRGKVGNEYIIGPQTIDFMRQNHLRGDIASMGPQSFAEQPMNGMGFGLGGAVVLNPALTRCPGSLGDFSWGGMASTFFWVDPVLDLNVVFFTQLAPSSSYPSRAELKALVHGAVTV; this is translated from the coding sequence ATGGACGCCGCACGCCTTGAGAACCTCAAGACATGGCAAGATCGCTATGTGGAGCACCGCAAATATGCTGGCAGTTCGCTATTGATCAATCGGGGTGGGAACGAAGCCTATTTCTATGCCACCGGCTATCGCACTATAGAAGAGGATCTGCCCTTCACGCGTGAAACCGTGGCGCGTATCTATTCAATGTCCAAGCCGGTAACATCGCTGGCGCTGATGATTCTGGTGGAGCGTGGCCTGCTGCATCTAGATGCGCCTGTATCAGATTTTATTCCTGAATTCAGTAGTATGCGCTGCCTTGTTGATGGTGCGACTGATGTTGAACAGACGGAAAGCTGCCGTCCACCAACACTGCATGAATTGCTGACGCATACCAGTGGCCTTAGTTATCCATTTAATCCCGGTATCCTTCCAGAAGAGATGTCCAAGACCGAGTTGATGTTCAAGCCTGATCAGGGTCTGCTTGCGACGAAGGTCACGGAATTGGCGCAGCTACCGCTGGCATTTCATCCAGGCACACACTGGGAATACTCTGTCGGCATTGATGTCATCGGTCGGGTGATTGAAGTGGTGACTGGCGGCAGTCTTTCGACATTCTTGAAACAGCAGATTTTTGATCCGCTGGGAATGAACTCGACAGGTTTTCAGACTATCAAATCGACTGGTAACCTATTGGCGTCATTGTATTCTCCACTCAGCGGCGATGCTATGGCGCTGAATGACGCTAAGCAAGGTGGCGAGCGTCTTCGCCTGATCGATTCCTATGACAATACTCCCTTTGATCGCACAAAAATGCAGTCGGGCGGCGGTGGTTTGCTGAGCACGATTGACGACTACATGCGTTTCGCCGAAATGATCCGGTTGCGTGGCAAGGTCGGAAACGAGTATATCATCGGCCCACAGACTATTGATTTCATGCGCCAAAATCACCTGCGCGGTGATATCGCCTCGATGGGTCCGCAGAGCTTTGCAGAGCAACCTATGAACGGTATGGGCTTTGGTCTCGGCGGCGCTGTCGTGCTCAATCCTGCGCTGACTCGCTGTCCTGGTTCTCTGGGGGATTTCAGCTGGGGCGGTATGGCCTCGACGTTTTTCTGGGTTGATCCCGTTCTGGATCTCAATGTCGTGTTCTTTACACAGCTAGCCCCGTCCAGTTCCTATCCGTCACGCGCTGAGTTAAAAGCGCTGGTTCACGGCGCTGTAACAGTCTAA
- a CDS encoding enoyl-CoA hydratase/isomerase family protein, with protein MTDSEWLLRKSHGDGILEIQLARAPVNALSPAFLMDFASTIKELGEDPDIRAVLLTSAFKVFSAGLDLKAAREFDLSGQQAAVQGLNEAFLALYAFPKPVVAAVNGAAIAGGLFFVLCSDVRVAQVKSKFGLAEVQAGVDFPVAPLEIARATLNPNIQRRLMLTGQNIGPIAARNFNIVDIIADDAEDLLGYSLKEARTLAALPPKAYAAIKHQLRGETIARIRAAMTSETVPKAWFTDETIPAMTKAIG; from the coding sequence ATGACCGATAGCGAGTGGTTGTTACGGAAATCGCATGGCGATGGTATTCTAGAAATCCAATTGGCTCGTGCACCGGTCAATGCGCTATCGCCCGCGTTCCTGATGGATTTCGCCTCGACGATCAAAGAGTTGGGTGAAGATCCTGATATTCGCGCTGTGCTTCTTACAAGTGCATTCAAAGTGTTCTCCGCAGGTCTGGATCTGAAAGCAGCGCGGGAGTTTGATCTTTCTGGTCAACAGGCCGCTGTGCAGGGGTTGAACGAGGCGTTCTTAGCGCTTTATGCGTTTCCCAAGCCCGTGGTCGCCGCAGTCAACGGGGCTGCGATTGCTGGTGGGTTGTTTTTTGTCCTTTGCAGCGATGTGCGTGTCGCCCAGGTGAAATCCAAGTTCGGCCTTGCAGAAGTGCAAGCAGGTGTCGATTTTCCCGTGGCACCACTTGAGATTGCGCGCGCGACATTGAACCCGAATATTCAGCGTCGTCTGATGCTTACGGGACAAAACATCGGTCCGATCGCGGCGCGTAATTTCAATATTGTTGATATTATCGCTGATGACGCAGAGGATCTTCTTGGGTATTCGCTGAAAGAGGCCCGGACCTTGGCTGCGTTGCCGCCCAAAGCCTATGCCGCGATCAAACATCAACTGCGTGGCGAAACCATCGCCCGGATAAGAGCTGCGATGACCAGTGAGACTGTACCCAAGGCTTGGTTCACCGACGAAACCATTCCCGCCATGACCAAAGCAATCGGCTGA
- a CDS encoding acyl-CoA thioesterase: MTDAAEILLNLLDLEELDRNLYRGIGSGGETPTRIYGGQVIAQALMAAYATVPDRLCHSLHAYFIRPGDPSKPVIYAVDPSRDGGSFTTRRVTALQNGKQILNLAASFHIVEPGWEHQHDIPSVQGPETLTSRDVLLRKLAPNLDDLLRVEFTRERPFEIRDVEPRDPLEPEKCIDINHMWIRMKAAKNASPQLQHVLMAYVSDYGLLGSALRPHGLSFVKGQAMTASLDHAMWFHAPVKFDDWHLYTMDSPFAGGGRGFNRGSIFTQDGQLVASVAQEGLMRPMSKS; encoded by the coding sequence ATGACTGATGCTGCTGAGATTCTCTTGAACCTTCTTGACCTGGAAGAGCTCGACCGAAATCTCTATCGTGGTATCGGATCCGGCGGTGAAACGCCGACCCGAATTTATGGCGGCCAAGTTATCGCTCAGGCGTTGATGGCAGCCTATGCGACAGTGCCAGATCGATTGTGTCACTCGCTGCATGCGTATTTCATTCGTCCGGGTGATCCGTCAAAGCCGGTGATCTACGCAGTTGACCCGTCCCGTGACGGCGGCAGTTTTACAACCAGACGCGTGACAGCACTGCAAAACGGCAAGCAGATCCTAAATCTTGCGGCGTCTTTCCATATTGTTGAGCCTGGTTGGGAGCATCAGCATGACATACCAAGCGTTCAGGGGCCGGAGACCCTGACATCGCGCGATGTTTTGCTACGCAAGTTAGCGCCGAATTTAGATGATCTCCTGCGTGTGGAATTCACCCGCGAGCGCCCGTTTGAAATTCGTGATGTTGAACCAAGAGACCCTCTTGAACCTGAAAAATGCATTGATATCAATCATATGTGGATAAGAATGAAAGCGGCAAAGAATGCCAGTCCACAGCTTCAACATGTGTTGATGGCTTATGTTTCTGACTATGGTCTGCTGGGGTCCGCGCTGCGTCCGCATGGTCTGAGCTTTGTAAAAGGTCAAGCAATGACGGCCAGTCTTGATCATGCGATGTGGTTTCATGCACCAGTGAAATTTGACGATTGGCATCTTTATACGATGGACTCACCGTTTGCCGGAGGTGGACGGGGGTTTAATCGGGGCTCGATTTTTACACAGGATGGTCAATTGGTCGCCAGCGTCGCACAGGAAGGGTTGATGCGCCCGATGTCAAAGTCCTAA
- a CDS encoding SDR family NAD(P)-dependent oxidoreductase: MDLKDKTIVITGAGSGIGRALALVLATKQPRHVICADLDKQNAHDTASVINGIAYGVDVGCDAEVGQMIDTIEREIAPIDVFCSNAGILRIGGLETSLDDWQKSWDINVMAHVSAARHLVPRMRARGGGYFLNVASAAGLLNQIGAASYGVSKHAAVGFSEWLAITHGDQGIGVSVVCPQAVQTPMTRGLENSAASVDGMITAEDVATLCVEAIEKEEFLVLPHPNVKAYMQAKTANYGRWITGMQRLRDKFGMPQAD; the protein is encoded by the coding sequence ATGGACCTGAAGGATAAGACGATTGTCATTACCGGTGCCGGTTCCGGTATCGGACGCGCCCTTGCATTGGTGCTGGCCACCAAACAACCACGACACGTTATCTGCGCTGATCTCGACAAGCAGAACGCCCACGACACAGCCTCTGTTATTAATGGCATAGCCTATGGCGTCGATGTGGGGTGTGACGCGGAAGTTGGTCAGATGATTGATACCATCGAGCGTGAGATTGCCCCGATTGACGTGTTCTGCTCCAACGCCGGAATCCTAAGAATTGGCGGGCTTGAGACGTCGCTGGACGATTGGCAGAAAAGCTGGGACATCAATGTGATGGCGCATGTCTCTGCCGCCCGTCATTTGGTGCCGCGGATGCGCGCGCGTGGTGGCGGTTATTTTCTCAACGTTGCATCTGCTGCTGGATTGCTGAATCAGATTGGCGCTGCCAGCTATGGCGTCAGCAAACATGCGGCTGTCGGATTTTCCGAATGGCTGGCGATCACCCATGGCGATCAAGGGATCGGCGTTTCGGTTGTCTGTCCACAGGCCGTGCAAACACCGATGACCAGAGGGTTGGAAAACAGCGCGGCAAGCGTTGATGGTATGATTACGGCCGAGGATGTTGCAACGCTTTGCGTCGAAGCAATTGAGAAAGAAGAATTTCTTGTTCTGCCGCATCCAAATGTCAAAGCCTATATGCAGGCCAAGACCGCGAATTATGGTCGTTGGATCACCGGGATGCAGCGATTGCGAGACAAGTTTGGTATGCCACAGGCGGACTGA
- a CDS encoding LysR family transcriptional regulator, which produces MATPRRFLPSIAALRALEALDRLGSASAAADELSLTQGAVSRQLQALERQLGIDLVRRDQKRLTLSPEAATYAGEIRQALNQIAQSTLRVQAAPLAGTLNLAILPAFGMRWLMPRLPEFARLHPDVTINMSTRLEPFNFVGEGFDAAIHFGTADWPGTAALLLKHEQMLPVCAPDLLGERDVTDPADIAALPLLHIQTRPQAWQQWFQCHNIDVSRGLSGTMYDQFATITQAALHGLGVALMPDYLVEQDLATGRLTALHPTATESPGAYYLVWPEARSKDPALIKFRNWLAGQAQPEDPLPR; this is translated from the coding sequence ATGGCAACACCGCGACGTTTTCTTCCTTCTATTGCTGCCCTGCGGGCGCTCGAGGCGCTGGACCGTTTGGGCAGTGCGTCGGCGGCTGCGGATGAATTATCCCTGACACAGGGGGCTGTTAGCCGCCAGTTGCAAGCCCTAGAACGGCAGCTCGGCATAGATCTGGTCCGCCGCGATCAGAAACGGCTCACGCTGTCACCCGAGGCGGCGACCTATGCCGGAGAAATCCGTCAGGCGCTCAATCAGATTGCCCAATCAACGCTGCGCGTGCAGGCTGCTCCTCTGGCCGGAACCCTCAACCTTGCTATCCTGCCGGCATTTGGAATGCGGTGGTTGATGCCACGACTGCCGGAGTTTGCGCGATTACACCCAGATGTGACAATTAACATGTCCACTAGGCTAGAACCATTTAACTTTGTTGGCGAAGGGTTTGATGCAGCAATACATTTTGGTACAGCTGATTGGCCGGGTACCGCTGCGCTCTTGCTGAAGCATGAACAGATGTTGCCGGTCTGTGCACCGGATCTGCTGGGTGAGCGCGACGTTACTGATCCGGCGGATATCGCGGCCCTGCCCTTGCTGCATATCCAGACCCGTCCGCAGGCCTGGCAGCAATGGTTTCAATGCCATAATATCGATGTAAGCAGAGGATTGTCGGGCACAATGTATGATCAATTCGCAACCATCACCCAGGCAGCGTTACATGGGTTGGGCGTGGCCCTAATGCCCGATTATCTGGTGGAGCAGGATTTGGCAACTGGGCGTTTGACTGCGTTACATCCGACTGCGACCGAAAGTCCGGGTGCCTATTACCTGGTCTGGCCTGAGGCCCGGTCCAAGGACCCTGCCCTGATCAAGTTTCGCAACTGGCTGGCTGGGCAAGCGCAGCCCGAAGATCCGCTGCCAAGGTAG